From one Trifolium pratense cultivar HEN17-A07 linkage group LG1, ARS_RC_1.1, whole genome shotgun sequence genomic stretch:
- the LOC123903151 gene encoding leucine-rich repeat receptor-like protein kinase PXL1: MQTHLFLFFYCYICVSLFFIEGAEITTYDEFSTLLSIKSSLIDPMNHLKDWQPLSNATQWQSRLHCNWTGIGCNSKGFVESLELYNMNLSGIVSNHIQSLSSLSYFNISCNNFASTLPKSLSNLTSLKSFDVSQNFFTGSFPIGFGKAAELISINASSNDFSGLFPEDIGNATFLESLDFRGNYFVSPIPKSFTNLQNLKFLGLSGNNFTGKIPEYLGELSSLETLIMGYNLFEGEIPAEFGNMTNLQYLDLAVGTLSGQIPPELGKLKKLTTIYLYRNKFTAKIPPQLGNIMSLEFLDLSDNQLMGEIPEELAKLENLQLLNLMTNKLTGRVPEKLGELKNLKVLELWKNSFEGSLPLNLGRNSPLQWLDVSSNSLSGEIPPGLCSTGNLTKLILFNNSFSGPIPSGLSNCSSLVRVRIQNNHISGTIPVGFGNLLSLQRLELAKNNLTGQIPIDITSSTSLSFIDVSWNHLESSLPSEILSIPTLQTFIASHNSFGGTIPDEFQGCPSLSVLDLSNANISSAIPESIASCQKLVNLNLRNNHLTGGIPKSITNMPTLSVLDLSNNSLTGRIPENFGSSPALETMNLSYNKLEGPVPSNGILLTMNPNDFIGNAGLCGGILPPCSHSLTTTSHKRTSHINHIIIGFFTGISVILSLGAAYFGGKWLYNRCYLCNSSIHDWFKHNNKDWPWRLVAFQRISFTSSEILTCIKESNVIGMGGAGIVYKAEIHKPQITVAVKKLWRSSTDIENGGNDVLREVELLGRLRHRNIVRLLGYVHNERDVIMVYEYMPNGNLGTALHGEQSARLLVDWVSRYNIALGVAQGMNYLHHDCHPSVIHRDIKSNNILLDANLEARIADFGLARMMIQKNETVTMVAGSYGYIAPEYGYTLKVDEKIDIYSYGVVLLELVTGKMPLDPTFEEAVDIVEWIQKKRNNKALLEALDPTIASQCKHVQEEMLLVLRIALLCTAKLPKERPSMRDIITMLGEAKPRRKSICGNVRQESSMEKGTIFTTSPVASLL, translated from the exons ATGCAGACTCATTTGTTTCTCTTCTTCTATTGTTACATTTGTGTGTCTCTCTTTTTCATTGAGGGAGCTGAGATTACAACATATGATGAATTCTCAACTCTTCTGTCAATCAAATCAAGTCTCATAGATCCAATGAATCATCTCAAGGATTGGCAGCCACTGAGCAATGCGACGCAGTGGCAAAGTCGGCTCCATTGTAACTGGACTGGAATTGGTTGTAACTCCAAAGGCTTTGTAGAGAGTCTTGAACTCTACAACATGAACTTAAGTGGTATTGTTTCAAATCACATTCAATCCCTTTCAAGTTTGTCTTATTTCAATATAAGTTGTAATAATTTTGCTTCGACACTTCCAAAATCACTTTCAAACCTCACTTCTCTAAAGAGCTTTGATGTCAGCCAAAACTTCTTCACTGGCAGCTTTCCCATTGGTTTCGGAAAAGCTGCAGAGTTGATATCAATCAATGCATCAAGCAATGATTTTTCAGGTCTTTTTCCTGAGGATATTGGAAATGCAACATTTCTCGAAAGCCTCGATTTTCGAGGAAACTACTTTGTAAGTCCAATTCCAAAGAGTTTTACAAATTTGCAAAATCTTAAATTTCTAGGCCTTTCAGGCAATAACTTCACAGGGAAGATTCCAGAATATCTTGGGGAGCTCAGTTCTTTAGAGACATTGATTATGGGATACAATTTGTTTGAAGGTGAGATTCCTGCAGAATTTGGCAACATGACAAATCTTCAATATCTTGATTTAGCAGTAGGAACTCTCAGTGGACAAATTCCACCTGAATTAGGTAAGTTAAAGAAACTAACTACAATTTACTTATACCGTAACAAATTCACCGCAAAAATTCCGCCTCAACTTGGCAACATTATGTCACTAGAATTTCTAGACCTCTCTGACAATCAGCTCATGGGCGAAATACCAGAAGAACTTGCGAAATTGGAAAACCTGCAGCTTTTGAATTTGATGACCAATAAACTAACAGGTCGTGTACCTGAGAAGCTTGGTGAATTGAAAAACTTAAAGGTTCTTGAGTTATGGAAAAATTCTTTCGAAGGTTCTTTGCCATTGAACCTTGGAAGAAATTCTCCTTTGCAGTGGTTAGATGTGTCCTCTAACTCATTGTCTGGTGAGATTCCTCCAGGTTTGTGTTCAACAGGCAATCTCACTAAACTAATTCTCTTCAACAATTCATTCTCCGGTCCAATTCCAAGTGGACTTTCAAATTGTTCGTCATTGGTGCGTGTTCGGATTCAAAACAATCATATTTCCGGAACTATTCCAGTTGGATTCGGAAATCTTCTAAGCCTTCAACGGCTAGAGTTGGCGAAGAACAACCTCACTGGACAAATTCCTATTGATATTACCTCTTCCACATCACTTTCCTTCATTGATGTATCCTGGAACCACCTTGAGTCATCTTTACCTTCAGAAATTCTTTCTATTCCAACCCTTCAAACTTTCATTGCCTCTCACAACAGCTTTGGAGGAACTATCCCAGATGAGTTCCAAGGTTGTCCATCTCTCTCTGTGCTTGATCTTTCAAATGCAAATATCTCCAGTGCAATCCCGGAAAGTATAGCTTCTTGTCAAAAATTAGTCAACCTTAACCTTAGAAACAATCATTTGACTGGTGGAATACCAAAATCAATCACAAACATGCCAACCTTATCAGTTCTTGATCTGTCCAACAATTCACTGACCGGTCGGATACCTGAAAACTTCGGAAGCTCCCCGGCTCTCGAAACAATGAACCTGTCCTATAACAAACTGGAAGGGCCAGTACCCTCAAATGGAATTCTACTGACCATGAATCCTAACGATTTTATCGGCAATGCCGGTCTTTGCGGAGGCATTCTCCCTCCATGTTCTCATAGTTTGACCACGACAAGCCACAAAAGAACCTCACACATTAACCACATTATTATTGGTTTTTTTACCGGTATCTCGGTTATTTTATCTCTTGGTGCAGCATATTTTGGAGGCAAATGGTTATACAATAGATGTTATTTGTGTAACAGCTCCATCCATGATTGGTTCAAACATAACAATAAAGATTGGCCTTGGAGGTTAGTAGCATTTCAAAGGATCAGTTTCACAAGTAGTGAGATACTAACTTGCATAAAGGAATCAAATGTCATAGGCATGGGTGGTGCTGGTATTGTTTACAAAGCTGAAATCCATAAACCTCAGATAACAGTAGCAGTGAAGAAACTATGGAGGTCAAGCACAGACATAGAAAATGGTGGGAATGATGTATTGAGAGAAGTGGAACTTCTGGGAAGATTGAGGCATAGAAATATTGTGAGGCTATTAGGGTATGTTCACAATGAAAGGGATGTGATAATGGTTTATGAGTACATGCCTAATGGAAACCTTGGAACAGCACTGCATGGTGAACAATCTGCAAGGTTGCTTGTAGATTGGGTCTCAAGGTATAACATAGCTCTTGGAGTTGCACAAGGGATGAACTACCTACACCATGATTGTCATCCATCAGTTATTCACAGGGATATCAAGTCTAATAACATACTCCTTGACGCGAATTTGGAGGCAAGGATAGCAGATTTCGGGTTGGCCAGAATGATGATTCAAAAGAATGAGACTGTTACAATGGTGGCTGGATCTTATGGTTATATTGCACCAG aaTATGGATACACTCTGAAGGTTGATGAGAAGATTGACATATACAGCTATGGAGTGGTACTTTTGGAGTTGGTAACTGGTAAAATGCCATTAGACCCTACATTTGAAGAAGCTGTGGACATAGTAGAATGgatacaaaagaagagaaaCAACAAAGCATTGTTAGAAGCACTAGATCCCACAATAGCTAGTCAGTGCAAACATGTTCAAGAAGAGATGCTTCTTGTTCTTCGGATTGCACTTCTATGTACTGCAAAGCTTCCCAAGGAAAGACCATCCATGAGagacatcatcacaatgcttggaGAAGCAAAGCCAAGAAGGAAAAGCATTTGCGGTAATGTTAGACAAGAGAGTAGCATGGAAAAGGGAACAATCTTTACCACATCCCCAGTAGCAAGTCTTTTGTAG
- the LOC123903150 gene encoding probable inactive ATP-dependent zinc metalloprotease FTSHI 5, chloroplastic codes for MDSILSQQPFSSRFSSRIPFTSFRPLPIQNLISITPPRNSTPRASITLSSNQRNDTVLAVTSKNEQPPAPTISQCLTKQLIRALFCFAVGVSSFRIASPPAFAIPVISSVEFLDKIKLNVSNQHEYSDCTQRVLKTVPRLLKSIEEARKGNYDIEDVERALTVVAFESDEVKREIVERMHPGLIDLKEELRLLEMKELEITEQMEDVKREYDRLKEKELDGGEKLKGNVVNEVEKKMLETRMEELENKCNEILGEIDEMKDLISRKETMALSCGVLEVVFIEKECEQLVERFKQELKDKKLESALASSVNGLSKSVVQKDLETAQRKHLEQIILPSIVDVDDLEPFFHEDSVDFAQYLERSLKDSKKQQKNLEAQIRKNRKYDKEKHNINYSSEEEERILLDRDRVVSRTWYNEEKNRWEMDPVAVPQAVSTKLIEHVRIRYDWGAMYIALKGEDKEFYVNIKEFEILFEDIGGFDGLYRKMLARGIPTAVHLMWIPFSELNLHQLFSVVLSSPRRFLRDPRIYEAVLNARDLIVDSIKETIEDMMVIVFPIAEYVLSEPTRIKLGMAWPEEGTMDTPQYLKWQLNAEAGVKSRKADSEVQWIILFIIRIAIMGFVLVNVFNFMRRKIPRLFRYGPLNNRDPAMRKLWRVMYYFQVRRGRMRKNRRDGVDPIKTAFERMKRVKKPPIPLKNFSSIDSMKEEISEVVAFLQNPRAFQEMGARAPRGVLIAGERGAGKTSLALAIAAEAKVPVVEIKAHQLEAGLWVGQGASNVRELFQTARDLAPVILFVEDFDKFAGVRGKFINTENQDHEAFINQLLVELDGFEKQDGVVLMATTRNLKQIDEALQRPGRMDRIFHLQRPTQAEREAILYSAAKETMDDQLIDYVDWKKVAEKTALLRPPELKLVPVALEGTAFRGKVFDTDELMSYWSSFATFSSVMPQWLRKTKVVKKLNKMLVNHLGLTLTKEDIQNVVDLMEPYGQIRNGIELLSAPLNWTRETKFPHAVWAAGRGLIALLLPNFDAVDNLWLEPQSWQGIGCTKITKVKNEGYINGNLESRSYLEKKLVFCFGSYVASQMLLPFGEENLLSSSEIQQAQEIATQMVIQYGWGPDDSPAIYYSTNAVSTLSMAGDHEYVIAAKVEKMFDLAYLKAREMLQKNRLVLEKIVEELLEFEILTGKDLERITEDNGVIREKEPFTLLEVQASEPTSGSLLERGNASGGALLAS; via the exons ATGGATTCAATTCTCTCACAACAACCATTCTCTTCTCGATTTTCATCACGCATTCCTTTCACTTCATTTCGTCCCCTTCCAATTCAAAACCTCATCTCAATAACACCACCTCGAAACTCAACCCCACGCGCTTCCATCACTCTCTCCTCAAATCAACGAAACGACACCGTTTTAGCCGTTACTTCCAAAAACGAACAACCACCGGCACCAACCATATCCCAATGCTTAACAAAACAACTCATTCGCGCTCTATTCTGTTTCGCCGTCGGTGTTTCTTCATTCCGAATTGCGTCGCCGCCGGCATTTGCAATTCCGGTTATATCTTCGGTTGAGTTTTTAGATAAGATTAAATTGAACGTTAGTAATCAGCATGAGTATTCTGATTGTACTCAAAGAGTGTTGAAAACTGTTCCGAGACTTTTGAAGAGTATAGAAGAGGCTAGGAAAGGGAATTATGATATTGAAGATGTGGAACGAGCTTTGACGGTTGTGGCATTTGAATCGGATGAAGTGAAAAGAGAGATTGTGGAGAGGATGCATCCGGGGTTGATAGATTTGAAGGAGGAGTTACGGTTGTTGGAGATGAAGGAATTGGAGATTACTGAGCAGATGGAGGATGTGAAGAGAGAGTATGATAGGTTGAAGGAGAAGGAGTTGGATGGAGGTGAGAAGTTGAAGGGGAATGTGGTCAATGAGGTGGAGAAGAAGATGTTGGAGACGAGGATGGAGGAGTTGGAGAACAAGTGTAATGAGATATTAGGGGAGATAGATGAAATGAAGGATTTGATTTCGAGGAAGGAGACGATGGCTTTGAGTTGTGGGGTATTAGAAGTTGTTTTCATTGAGAAGGAATGTGAGCAGCTGGTGGAGAGATTCAAACAAGAATTGAAAGATAAGAAACTTGAAAG TGCACTTGCGAGCTCAGTTAACGGGCTCTCAAAATCCGTCGTTCAGAAAGACTTGGAAACTGCACAAAGAAAGCATTTAGAACAAATTATTCTTCCTAGCATTGTGGATGTTGATGATCTTGAGCCATTCTTTCATGAGGACTCTGTTGATTTTGCCCAATATTTAGAAAGAAGTCTTAAAGACTCAAAGAAGCAGCAGAAGAATTTAGAGGCCCAGATAAGAAAAAATAGGAAGTATGACAAGGAAAAGCACAATATCAATTACTCATCTGAAGAGGAG GAAAGGATTCTTTTGGATCGAGATAGAGTAGTTTCAAGGACTTGGTacaatgaagagaaaaatagaTGGGAGATGGATCCAGTGGCTGTTCCTCAAGCTGTCTCAACAAAGCTAATAGAGCATGTACGGATTAGGTATGACTGGGGTGCTATGTATATTGCATTGAAGGGGGAGGACAAAGAGTTTTATGTAAACATAAAG GAATTCGAAATACTTTTTGAAGATATTGGGGGTTTTGATGGGCTATATAGGAAAATGTTAGCTCGTGGCATTCCAACAGCTGTTCATCTAATGTGGATTCCTTTCTCAGAGCTTAATTTGCACCAACTATTTTCTGTGGTGCTAAGCTCCCCTCGTCGGTTTTTGAGGGACCCGCGGATTTATGAAGCTGTCTTGAATGCAAGAGATTTGATCGTTGACTCAATTAAGGAAACAATCGAGGACATGATGGTGATAGTGTTTCCTATTGCGGAATACGTACTCTCTGAACCG ACAAGGATAAAATTGGGGATGGCATGGCCAGAGGAAGGGACAATGGACACTCCACAGTACTTGAAATGGCAATTAAATGCAGAAGCAGGTGTTAAATCCAGAAAAGCGGATAGTGAAGTTCAATGGATCATATTGTTTATCATAAGAATTGCTATTATGGGATTTGTTTTGGTTAATGTGTTCAACTTTATGAGGAGAAAAATTCCAAGACTTTTTCGTTATGGTCCTCTGAACAACAGAGATCCGGCTATGAGGAAACTTTGGCGAGTG ATGTATTACTTTCAAGTAAGACGGGGGCGTATGAGGAAGAACAGAAGGGATGGTGTTGATCCCATAAAAACAGCTTTTGAGCGCATGAAG AGGGTGAAGAAACCACCAATACCACTGAAGAACTTTTCTAGCATTGATTCCATGAAAGAGGAAATCAGTGAAGTTGTGGCATTTTTGCAAAATCCAAGGGCATTTCAAGAAATGGGAGCGCGGGCACCTCGG GGTGTTCTTATTGCAGGTGAGAGGGGTGCGGGCAAGACGTCTCTAGCATTGGCTATAGCTGCTGAGGCTAAGGTGCCTGTTGTTGAAATTAAGGCCCACCAATTGGAGGCTGGGTTGTGGGTTGGACAAGGTGCATCCAATGTTCGGGAATTATTTCAGACTGCAAGAGATTTG GCTCCTGTAATATTGTTCGTGGAGGATTTTGACAAGTTTGCTGGTGTACGTGGCAAATTTATCAATACCGAAAATCAAGATCACGAAGCTTTCATTAATCAACTGCTTGTGGAACTTGATGG ATTTGAGAAACAAGATGGGGTTGTTTTGATGGCTACTACAAGAAATCTCAAGCAAATTGATGAGGCCTTGCAGAGGCCAGGTCGCATGGATAGAATATTTCATCTTCAAAGACCAACACAGGCAGAGAGAGAAGCCATATTGTACTCGGCAGCAAAGGAAACCATGGATGATCAGCTTATTGATTATGTAGACTGGAAAAAG GTTGCTGAGAAGACGGCTCTTTTACGACCTCCTGAGTTAAAACTTGTTCCCGTGGCTTTAGAAGGAACTGCCTTCCGGGGCAAAGTTTTTGACACAGATGAACTAATGAGCTACTGGAGTTCCTTTGCA ACTTTCAGTTCTGTGATGCCCCAATGGCTGAGGAAAACCAAAGTTGTCAAGAAGTTAAACAAAATGTTGGTGAATCACCTGGGATTGACATTAACAAAAGAAGATATCCAAAATGTTGTTGATTTGATGGAACCATATGGCCAGATAAGAAACGGAATAGAGCTTTTGAGCGCTCCTCTTAAT TGGACGAGGGAAACTAAATTTCCACATGCTGTCTGGGCTGCTGGTCGTGGTCTTATTGCTCTTTTATTACCAAATTTTGATGCTGTTGATAATCTTTGGCTTGAACCTCAATCTTGGCAG GGAATTGGATGTACAAAAATcacaaaagtaaaaaatgaaGGTTACATCAACGGGAATCTAGAATCAAGATCATATCTTGAAAAGAAGCttgtattttgttttggttCTTATGTTGCATCTCAAATGTTACTTCCTTTTGGGGAAGAAAACTTACTGTCTTCATCTGAGATACAGCAGGCACAAGAG ATAGCTACACAAATGGTCATTCAATATGGATGGGGACCTGATGATAGTCCTGCAATTTATTACAGTACTAATGCG GTTTCTACATTAAGCATGGCAGGTGACCACGAATATGTGATAGCAGCTAAAGTTGAAAAG ATGTTTGATTTGGCATACCTCAAAGCAAGAGAAATGCTGCAGAAAAATCGCCTGGTACTCGAAAAGATTGTAGAGGAATTgcttgaatttgaaattttgactGGAAAG GATTTAGAAAGAATTACTGAAGATAATGGTGTAATCAGGGAGAAAGAGCCGTTTACTCTTCTGGAAGTTCAAGCTAGTGAG CCAACATCCGGCAGCCTCCTTGAAAGAGGAAATGCATCAGGAGGTGCTTTGCTAGCATCCTAG